In Nodosilinea sp. PGN35, one DNA window encodes the following:
- the pyrE gene encoding orotate phosphoribosyltransferase, whose protein sequence is MNPLLIDAPAADLIALNTEALRSPLLDLFCRGAYQEGDFVLTSGQRSTYYINGKLVTLHPQGALLVGRLLLDLVPPETVAVAGLTLGADPLVTAVSLVGVYGHGQSPSPRGQRTLFPLIIRKEAKGHGTRAYIEGVALPPGSPVTVLEDVVTTGQSALQAVERLRQAGYQVNQILALVDRQQGGAELYQSHQLPFQALFTIQDIQAHWATLNPVL, encoded by the coding sequence GGCGCTGCGATCGCCCCTGCTCGACCTGTTTTGCCGGGGAGCCTACCAGGAGGGGGACTTTGTGCTCACCTCAGGGCAGCGCAGCACCTACTACATCAACGGCAAGCTAGTCACTCTGCATCCCCAGGGAGCCCTGCTGGTCGGTCGGCTGCTGCTAGACCTGGTGCCGCCAGAAACCGTGGCCGTAGCCGGGCTCACCCTTGGGGCAGATCCCCTCGTGACGGCGGTGAGTCTGGTGGGCGTCTACGGCCACGGGCAAAGCCCCTCCCCCAGGGGCCAGCGCACCCTCTTTCCGCTGATCATCCGCAAAGAGGCCAAGGGCCACGGCACCCGCGCCTACATTGAGGGGGTGGCCCTACCGCCGGGCAGTCCCGTCACCGTACTAGAAGATGTGGTCACCACCGGTCAATCGGCCCTCCAGGCCGTCGAGCGCCTCAGGCAGGCTGGCTACCAGGTCAACCAAATTCTGGCCTTAGTCGATCGGCAGCAGGGCGGAGCCGAACTCTACCAGAGCCACCAGCTCCCCTTTCAAGCCCTGTTTACCATTCAAGATATCCAGGCCCACTGGGCCACCCTCAACCCTGTCCTATGA
- a CDS encoding cyclopropane-fatty-acyl-phospholipid synthase family protein, whose translation MMARPRPDIGFIPTPADTTAAMVKLADLSPSDVVYDLGCGDGRLLILAATEYGARGVGIDLDTVLLEQAQVNARRAGVGDRLTFRQGNLFETDVAEATAVFLYLLPHLNLRLRPRLQAQLRPGSRIVSHMFDLGDWRPDLTLRLPASEEDSVVYLWRIPHPPAPKQPGDPHATE comes from the coding sequence ATGATGGCTCGACCGCGCCCCGACATTGGCTTTATTCCTACTCCCGCCGATACCACGGCGGCCATGGTCAAGCTGGCCGATCTCAGTCCGAGCGATGTGGTCTATGACCTGGGCTGTGGCGATGGCCGACTGCTGATCCTGGCCGCCACTGAGTATGGCGCGCGGGGGGTGGGCATTGACCTGGACACAGTTCTGCTGGAGCAGGCCCAGGTCAACGCCCGGCGGGCCGGGGTAGGCGATCGCCTGACCTTTAGACAGGGCAACCTCTTTGAGACCGATGTCGCCGAGGCGACGGCGGTCTTCCTCTATCTGTTGCCCCACCTAAATTTGCGCCTGCGTCCGCGTCTCCAGGCGCAGCTGCGGCCCGGCAGTCGCATCGTCAGCCACATGTTTGACCTGGGCGACTGGCGGCCCGACCTCACGCTGCGCCTGCCAGCCTCCGAAGAGGACTCAGTGGTTTACCTGTGGCGCATTCCCCACCCACCAGCCCCCAAGCAGCCAGGGGATCCACACGCTACTGAGTGA
- a CDS encoding class I SAM-dependent methyltransferase, protein MPDTITKLAYQAFQQGKSYFGLAHKTVSTQVMQTVNPPKNLKTEPLDLKALQLLQQRMNALLERDWQDAEAGIYPKELLFDNPWDDFFRFYPLVCLDLPNIWERLNRREHHTFADSIDTAGYPKYYLQNFHHQTDGYLSDMSANLYDLQVEILFNGTADPMRRRILAPLKQGLVAAGVEDGAKVLDVACGTGRTLSMIRDTLPKASLYGVDLSPTYLRKASETLLAKPGVLPQLVQANGESLPFVDNYFDAVVSVFLFHELPSVARQNVIDEMYRVVKPGGTVVLCDSIQRLDSPEFEAAMANFPAMFHEPYYRHYTTDDLNRRLTGAGFEAVSNDVHFMSKYWVCRKPAEG, encoded by the coding sequence ATGCCTGACACCATCACGAAACTGGCTTACCAAGCCTTTCAGCAGGGCAAAAGCTACTTCGGGCTAGCCCATAAGACCGTCAGTACCCAGGTAATGCAGACGGTAAATCCACCAAAAAACCTCAAGACAGAGCCCCTAGACCTCAAGGCACTACAGCTGCTTCAGCAGCGGATGAACGCCCTGCTAGAGCGCGACTGGCAGGATGCTGAGGCGGGGATCTATCCCAAGGAACTGCTGTTCGACAACCCGTGGGACGACTTCTTTCGGTTCTACCCTTTGGTTTGCCTCGATCTGCCCAACATTTGGGAACGGCTGAACAGGCGTGAGCACCACACCTTTGCCGACAGCATTGACACTGCGGGGTACCCCAAGTACTACCTGCAAAACTTTCACCACCAGACCGACGGCTATCTGAGTGATATGTCGGCTAACCTGTATGACCTCCAGGTGGAGATTCTTTTTAACGGTACCGCTGACCCCATGCGCCGCCGCATTCTGGCCCCCCTCAAGCAGGGCCTAGTGGCGGCTGGTGTAGAAGACGGGGCCAAGGTGCTGGACGTAGCCTGCGGCACCGGGCGTACCCTGAGCATGATTCGCGATACTCTGCCTAAGGCATCGCTCTACGGGGTTGACCTGTCGCCCACCTACCTGCGCAAAGCCAGCGAAACGCTGTTGGCCAAGCCGGGGGTTCTGCCCCAGCTAGTGCAGGCCAACGGCGAAAGCTTACCCTTTGTGGACAACTACTTTGACGCGGTGGTGAGCGTCTTTCTGTTCCACGAACTGCCGTCGGTGGCTCGACAGAATGTGATTGACGAGATGTATCGGGTGGTGAAGCCCGGCGGCACCGTGGTGCTGTGCGACTCGATTCAGCGGCTTGACTCCCCTGAATTTGAGGCGGCAATGGCAAATTTTCCGGCGATGTTTCACGAGCCCTACTACCGCCACTACACCACCGATGATCTCAACCGGCGACTGACCGGGGCTGGCTTTGAAGCCGTCAGCAACGACGTGCATTTCATGAGCAAATACTGGGTGTGTCGCAAGCCAGCCGAGGGCTAG
- the hisS gene encoding histidine--tRNA ligase, with amino-acid sequence MESIQSLPGTEDILPKPQFVGQDLKVADIHTWQRVEAAAREILGRAAYREIRTPTFEATALFERGIGEATDVVGKEMYSFRDKGDRSCTLRPEGTAGVVRAYVQHSLYAQGGVQRLWYTGPMFRYERPQKGRQRQFHQVGVEVLGSADPRADVEVIALATDILQALGLKNLTFYLNSVGDRSDRSRYREALVNYLTPYAADLDADSRDRLTRNPLRILDSKDEKTQTITEAAPSILDYLGPDSQRHFDQVLTQLNALGIAYELNPRLVRGLDYYTHTAFEIQSSDLGSQATVCGGGRYDGLVEELGGPATPAVGWAIGLERLTLLLEALEPGQATAPDIYLVSRGEQAEASALLLTQKLRHQGIAVELDLSRAAFGKQFKRADRSGAAACLIVGDDEAVQGTVQIKWLASGEQTSLSQAALLSDTDGFLQQVQRARA; translated from the coding sequence ATGGAGTCCATTCAATCGCTGCCCGGAACCGAAGATATTTTGCCCAAGCCACAGTTTGTAGGTCAAGACCTCAAGGTGGCCGACATTCACACCTGGCAGCGGGTGGAGGCAGCGGCGCGGGAGATTTTGGGCCGGGCGGCCTACCGCGAAATTCGCACCCCCACCTTTGAGGCCACTGCGCTGTTTGAGCGGGGCATTGGTGAAGCCACCGATGTGGTGGGCAAGGAAATGTACAGTTTTAGAGACAAGGGCGATCGCAGCTGCACCCTGCGGCCCGAGGGTACTGCCGGGGTCGTGCGGGCCTACGTGCAGCACAGCCTCTACGCCCAGGGGGGCGTGCAGCGCCTCTGGTATACCGGCCCCATGTTTCGCTACGAGCGCCCCCAAAAAGGTCGCCAGCGGCAGTTTCACCAGGTGGGGGTCGAGGTGCTGGGCAGCGCCGACCCCCGCGCCGACGTGGAGGTGATCGCCCTGGCCACCGATATTTTGCAGGCGTTGGGCCTCAAGAACCTAACCTTTTATCTGAACTCGGTGGGCGATCGGAGCGATCGCAGCCGCTACCGCGAGGCCCTGGTCAACTACCTCACCCCCTACGCGGCGGATCTAGACGCAGATTCGCGCGATCGCCTCACCCGCAATCCCCTGCGCATTCTCGACAGCAAAGACGAAAAGACCCAGACCATCACCGAGGCAGCCCCCAGTATTTTGGACTACCTCGGGCCTGACTCCCAGCGCCACTTTGACCAGGTGCTCACCCAGCTCAACGCCCTGGGCATTGCCTACGAACTGAACCCACGCCTGGTGCGAGGGCTCGACTACTACACCCACACCGCCTTTGAAATTCAGTCGAGCGATCTAGGGTCTCAGGCCACGGTGTGCGGCGGTGGTCGCTACGACGGTCTGGTAGAAGAACTAGGCGGGCCCGCGACCCCAGCGGTGGGTTGGGCCATCGGCCTAGAGCGCCTCACCCTGCTGCTCGAAGCCCTGGAGCCGGGTCAGGCCACAGCTCCAGATATCTATCTGGTCTCTCGCGGCGAACAGGCCGAAGCCAGTGCCCTGCTGCTAACCCAAAAACTGCGCCATCAAGGCATAGCGGTAGAGCTAGACCTCAGCCGGGCCGCCTTTGGCAAACAGTTTAAGCGGGCCGATCGCAGCGGGGCCGCCGCCTGCCTGATCGTCGGCGACGACGAAGCTGTTCAGGGCACTGTCCAGATTAAGTGGCTGGCCTCCGGAGAGCAGACTAGCCTTTCCCAGGCCGCGCTGCTCAGCGACACCGACGGCTTTTTGCAGCAGGTTCAGCGCGCTCGAGCCTAG
- a CDS encoding helix-turn-helix transcriptional regulator — translation MASDEMAPLPGQGSLSDRELQIVELVASGLTNQEISEKLEISKRTVDNHISNILTKTATGNRVALFRWALQSGKVCIDEVNCCVLPEAKPEAQEP, via the coding sequence ATGGCAAGCGATGAAATGGCCCCACTGCCTGGTCAAGGGAGTCTCTCTGACCGAGAACTACAGATCGTTGAGCTAGTGGCATCGGGGCTGACCAACCAGGAAATTTCGGAAAAGCTAGAGATCAGCAAGCGTACCGTCGATAACCACATCAGCAACATTTTGACGAAAACTGCGACCGGCAACCGGGTGGCGCTGTTCCGGTGGGCATTGCAGTCGGGCAAGGTCTGTATTGACGAAGTCAACTGCTGCGTGCTGCCCGAGGCCAAACCCGAAGCCCAGGAGCCCTAA
- a CDS encoding DUF4168 domain-containing protein, whose translation MKRILSCRSMGFSWMTAVAWPNCRCRLGPWVKTGGPGQRLLLLGLLLGLLLGLLLGLAVPVLAAPVSPADDPPAVSPAQADANDIPSETVSRFVNAYIAVVKLIESRELGLQRAETDTESRQMQQEIQAAALDLIQANGLTLSAYWELLGLANSDPEFRDRVLAQIDETSL comes from the coding sequence GTGAAACGCATTCTGAGCTGTCGGTCTATGGGGTTTAGCTGGATGACCGCTGTCGCCTGGCCCAATTGCCGCTGCCGCCTGGGGCCGTGGGTCAAGACCGGGGGGCCAGGTCAACGCCTCCTGCTGCTGGGCCTGCTGCTGGGCCTGCTGCTGGGCCTGCTGCTGGGGCTGGCTGTCCCGGTTCTGGCCGCCCCGGTCTCCCCAGCGGATGACCCTCCAGCGGTCTCCCCGGCCCAGGCTGACGCCAACGACATTCCTTCTGAGACCGTCAGCCGCTTCGTCAACGCCTACATTGCCGTCGTCAAGCTGATTGAGTCGCGCGAATTGGGCCTGCAGCGGGCCGAAACCGATACCGAATCGCGCCAGATGCAGCAGGAGATTCAGGCTGCCGCCCTCGATCTAATTCAGGCCAACGGCCTTACCCTGTCGGCCTACTGGGAACTGCTTGGGCTCGCCAACAGCGACCCTGAATTTCGCGATCGCGTCCTCGCTCAGATCGACGAAACCAGTCTCTGA
- a CDS encoding penicillin-binding protein 1A gives MSTNTLRHKSRSQPQPLRRAPNALKYVQDVGQVAAAALLGTTMIASSVLAGGLVGLAISFRNLPDVRVLRNYVPSETSYIYDINGTLLYSLHDEANREVIDLDEMSPHLKRAVLAVEDSYFYSHNGINPSSVGRAMLANVEAGSTVEGGSTITMQLVKNLFLTPERAVSRKVAEAVLALRLEQIFSKDEILEMYLNQVYWGHNNYGVETAAQSYFNKSAKDLSLPEAAMMAGLIQAPESYSPFHNYQSTKQRQAVVLNRMRQLGWITPDEEVAARDAPLLVGEVKSFRSSISPYITEAAVQELKQRFGNEAVVKGGMRVQTTVDLSMQQMAEATVQRHNARIRHIADQMALVAIDPRTHFVKAMVGGVDYQTSQFNRAIQAYRQPGSAFKPFVYYAAFATGRYTPASSIADTPVSYPDGYRYYSPKNYGGDFMGNISIRTALETSRNVPAVKLGQAVGVNQIIELCRTLGINSPMQPVTSLPLGAVDLTPMEMAGAYATFASNGWHSEPTFIVQVTDSSGNVLLDNVPKPQLVLDPWATASLTDVLQGVIVRGTGKGAQIGRPAAGKTGTTDSQRDVWFVGYVPQLSTAVWIGNDNYAPMRAGATGGTYAAPVWKDFMQQALVNVPVENFRRPSEFVQP, from the coding sequence GTGTCAACCAATACCCTTCGCCACAAAAGCCGCTCTCAGCCTCAGCCCCTGCGCCGAGCGCCCAACGCGCTGAAGTACGTTCAAGATGTTGGTCAGGTAGCGGCGGCGGCCCTACTGGGTACCACCATGATTGCCAGTTCTGTACTGGCGGGGGGGTTGGTAGGTCTGGCCATCAGCTTTCGCAATTTGCCAGATGTGCGGGTGCTGCGCAACTATGTGCCCAGCGAAACCAGCTACATCTACGACATCAACGGCACTCTGCTGTACAGCCTGCACGACGAAGCCAACCGCGAAGTAATCGATCTCGACGAGATGTCGCCCCACCTCAAGCGGGCGGTGCTAGCGGTAGAGGACAGCTATTTTTACTCCCACAACGGTATCAATCCCAGCAGCGTGGGCCGGGCTATGTTGGCCAACGTAGAGGCCGGATCGACGGTGGAGGGCGGCTCTACCATCACCATGCAGCTGGTGAAGAACCTGTTTTTAACCCCTGAGCGGGCCGTTAGCCGCAAGGTGGCCGAGGCCGTCCTGGCCCTGCGCCTGGAGCAGATCTTCAGCAAAGACGAAATTCTGGAGATGTACCTCAACCAGGTCTACTGGGGTCACAATAACTACGGGGTAGAAACCGCCGCCCAGAGCTACTTTAATAAGTCAGCCAAGGATCTAAGCCTGCCTGAGGCCGCTATGATGGCCGGTCTGATTCAGGCTCCAGAAAGCTACAGCCCTTTTCACAACTACCAGTCCACCAAGCAGCGTCAGGCGGTGGTGCTCAACCGTATGCGCCAGCTGGGCTGGATTACCCCTGACGAGGAGGTGGCCGCCCGCGACGCGCCCCTGCTGGTCGGCGAGGTCAAGTCGTTCCGCAGCAGCATTTCCCCCTACATTACTGAGGCGGCGGTGCAGGAGCTGAAGCAGCGCTTTGGCAACGAAGCGGTGGTGAAGGGCGGCATGCGCGTTCAGACCACCGTGGATTTGAGCATGCAGCAAATGGCCGAGGCCACGGTACAGCGACACAACGCCCGCATTCGTCATATCGCCGATCAAATGGCCCTGGTGGCCATTGACCCCCGCACCCACTTTGTCAAAGCCATGGTGGGCGGGGTTGACTATCAAACCAGCCAGTTCAATCGGGCAATTCAGGCCTATCGTCAGCCAGGGTCGGCCTTCAAGCCCTTTGTGTACTACGCCGCCTTTGCCACCGGACGCTATACACCAGCCAGTTCCATCGCCGATACGCCGGTCAGCTATCCCGATGGCTACCGCTACTACAGCCCCAAAAACTACGGCGGCGACTTTATGGGCAACATCTCCATTCGTACCGCTCTGGAGACATCGCGCAATGTGCCCGCCGTCAAGCTGGGCCAGGCCGTGGGGGTCAATCAAATTATTGAGCTATGCCGCACCCTGGGCATCAATAGCCCCATGCAGCCGGTGACGTCGCTGCCCCTGGGGGCCGTTGACCTAACCCCCATGGAAATGGCTGGAGCCTACGCCACCTTTGCCAGTAACGGCTGGCACTCGGAACCAACCTTTATTGTGCAGGTGACGGACAGCAGCGGCAATGTGCTGCTCGACAACGTCCCCAAGCCCCAGCTGGTACTCGACCCCTGGGCCACCGCTTCGCTCACCGACGTGCTGCAAGGGGTGATTGTGCGGGGGACAGGCAAAGGCGCTCAGATTGGCCGACCAGCGGCGGGTAAAACCGGTACCACCGACTCCCAGCGAGATGTTTGGTTTGTAGGCTATGTGCCTCAGCTGTCCACCGCCGTGTGGATTGGCAACGACAACTACGCGCCGATGCGAGCGGGGGCCACAGGCGGTACCTACGCCGCTCCGGTGTGGAAGGACTTTATGCAGCAGGCTTTGGTGAACGTGCCGGTGGAGAACTTCCGGCGGCCTTCGGAGTTTGTGCAACCCTAG
- the tyrS gene encoding tyrosine--tRNA ligase, with protein MTQANPSSSVAPLESARFESIYRGMSEVFPHQPDSADPEQNLTQRLLQCDRPLRVKLGIDPTGAEIHLGHSIPVRKLRAFQDAGHTAVLIIGDFTARIGDPTGKSEVRRQLTAADVRANAETYLEQVRPILDFDTPGRLEVRYNSEWLSSLDLGKVLELLSTMTVGQMLAKEGFSERYGKGDPVFLHEFLYPLMQGYDSVAVQSDVELGGTDQKFNIAVGRDLQRHFGLPPQFGLLLPLLLGTDGSQKMSKSLGNYVGLREDPLSMYSKLEKVPDRLIRDYFELLTPFDLETLPADPRDRQKLLALEVTRQFHGDAAAQQAQQAAISLVQGTGEPAAGVPEFSLAGINFPAKLFYLVGATPLCASSSEARRQIQGGAVRLDGEKVTDPNQEFSRPDELIGKVLQVGKKRFARLTS; from the coding sequence ATGACCCAGGCCAACCCCAGCTCGTCTGTCGCCCCGTTGGAGAGCGCTCGGTTTGAGAGCATTTATCGGGGCATGAGCGAGGTCTTTCCCCATCAGCCCGACTCCGCCGATCCAGAGCAAAATCTGACGCAGCGGCTGTTGCAGTGCGATCGCCCCCTGCGCGTCAAGCTTGGCATCGACCCCACCGGGGCAGAAATTCACCTGGGCCACAGCATTCCGGTGCGTAAGCTGCGGGCCTTTCAGGATGCGGGCCACACCGCTGTGTTGATCATCGGCGACTTTACCGCCCGCATTGGCGACCCCACCGGTAAGTCTGAGGTGCGCCGCCAGCTGACGGCAGCAGATGTAAGGGCCAACGCCGAGACTTACCTGGAGCAGGTGCGCCCCATTTTAGATTTTGATACGCCCGGTCGCTTAGAGGTGCGCTACAACTCCGAGTGGCTGTCCTCCCTAGACCTGGGCAAGGTACTGGAGCTGCTCAGCACCATGACCGTGGGGCAGATGTTGGCCAAGGAGGGCTTTTCCGAGCGCTACGGCAAGGGCGATCCGGTGTTTTTACACGAGTTTCTCTATCCGCTGATGCAGGGCTACGACTCGGTTGCGGTGCAGTCAGACGTAGAGCTGGGCGGTACCGACCAAAAGTTCAATATCGCCGTTGGTCGCGACTTGCAGCGGCACTTTGGGCTGCCGCCCCAGTTTGGCCTGCTGCTGCCCCTGCTGCTGGGCACCGACGGCAGCCAAAAAATGTCGAAATCCCTGGGCAACTACGTGGGCTTGCGGGAAGATCCCCTCAGCATGTACTCCAAGCTCGAAAAGGTGCCAGATAGGCTCATTCGCGACTACTTTGAGCTGCTGACCCCCTTTGATCTAGAGACTCTGCCCGCAGATCCGCGCGATCGCCAAAAACTGCTGGCCCTAGAGGTCACCCGCCAGTTCCACGGTGATGCGGCGGCCCAGCAGGCCCAGCAGGCCGCCATCAGCCTGGTTCAAGGTACTGGTGAACCCGCCGCCGGGGTGCCCGAGTTTTCCCTGGCTGGAATCAATTTCCCAGCTAAACTGTTTTACCTGGTGGGGGCCACCCCGCTGTGCGCCAGCAGCAGCGAGGCCCGTCGCCAGATTCAGGGGGGGGCCGTCAGGCTCGATGGCGAAAAGGTCACCGATCCCAATCAGGAGTTCAGCCGCCCCGATGAGCTGATCGGCAAAGTGCTCCAGGTGGGCAAGAAGCGGTTTGCTCGCTTGACGTCCTAG
- a CDS encoding phycobilisome rod-core linker polypeptide yields MTSTDELLVKEITVSRQSSGEERRLALHQIYVQVLERQPYAFERKQLAKIEADFLRNKIGVKRFLRELGHSEVYLNAFYYNSSNPKFIELCFKHFIGRAPSDQAEMRRYCDILMRQGVRDMITALLDSEDYSRHFGCFTVPHAWAEASYPSPRTFWETEVLLHELHGRRGWIVPTMVWHDLQLNCDGGSCRLPEPSLSSAPSSRTAAVISGSEALHQVLSTMGPQDLAAFAATLSTAERDKLRHLLMQSVQ; encoded by the coding sequence ATGACATCGACAGATGAATTGTTGGTCAAAGAAATCACGGTGAGTCGGCAGTCTTCGGGGGAAGAACGCCGCCTGGCCCTGCACCAAATTTATGTTCAGGTATTAGAACGCCAGCCCTACGCCTTTGAGCGCAAACAGCTGGCTAAGATCGAAGCAGATTTTCTTCGCAATAAAATTGGCGTCAAGCGGTTTCTGCGCGAGCTGGGCCATTCGGAGGTGTATCTGAACGCGTTCTACTACAACTCCTCAAACCCCAAATTCATTGAGCTGTGCTTTAAGCACTTTATCGGTCGCGCCCCCAGCGATCAGGCAGAAATGCGCCGCTACTGCGACATTTTGATGCGTCAGGGCGTCAGGGACATGATCACCGCCCTGCTCGACTCCGAAGACTACAGCCGCCACTTTGGCTGTTTTACCGTGCCCCACGCCTGGGCTGAGGCTAGCTACCCGTCCCCCAGAACCTTTTGGGAGACTGAGGTACTGCTGCACGAGCTGCACGGACGACGCGGCTGGATTGTACCCACCATGGTCTGGCACGACCTCCAGCTCAACTGCGACGGCGGCAGCTGTCGTCTGCCTGAGCCATCCCTCAGCTCAGCCCCCAGTTCCCGGACGGCGGCGGTAATTTCGGGTTCAGAGGCATTGCACCAGGTGTTGAGCACTATGGGTCCCCAGGATTTGGCTGCCTTTGCCGCCACTCTCTCCACCGCTGAGCGCGATAAGCTGCGCCACCTGCTGATGCAGTCTGTGCAGTAA
- the rph gene encoding ribonuclease PH, which produces MAWQRPDGRHPHQLRPVSFERQFTKFSAGSVLTRCGNTQVLCTVSVEDGVPRFLQGSGRGWLTAEYRMLPGATPQRQARELMKLSGRTQEIQRLIGRSLRSTLDFELLGERTLLVDADVLQADAGTRTASITGSYVALVDAVEGLVAQGVLARSPLTHRVAAVSVGLIEQEVFLDLQYDEDVAAAVDFNLVLNEDLNIVEVQGTAEENSFSRQQMNQILDVGELGIKQLLAAQQAAFL; this is translated from the coding sequence ATGGCTTGGCAACGTCCAGACGGTCGGCACCCTCACCAGCTGCGGCCAGTGAGTTTTGAGCGCCAGTTTACAAAATTTTCGGCGGGCTCTGTGCTGACCCGCTGCGGCAACACCCAGGTGCTCTGCACCGTATCGGTGGAGGATGGGGTACCCCGGTTTTTGCAGGGGTCGGGTCGAGGCTGGCTGACGGCGGAGTACCGCATGCTGCCGGGGGCTACCCCCCAACGGCAGGCCCGCGAGCTGATGAAGCTATCGGGCCGCACCCAGGAGATTCAGCGATTGATTGGGCGCAGCCTGCGATCGACCCTCGACTTTGAGCTGTTGGGGGAGCGCACTCTGCTGGTGGATGCCGATGTGCTCCAGGCCGATGCGGGCACTCGCACAGCTTCGATTACCGGCAGCTATGTCGCCCTGGTCGATGCAGTGGAGGGGCTGGTGGCCCAGGGGGTGCTGGCGCGATCGCCCCTGACACACCGCGTTGCCGCTGTCTCGGTGGGCCTCATTGAGCAGGAGGTCTTCCTCGATTTGCAGTACGACGAGGACGTAGCGGCCGCCGTAGACTTCAACCTGGTGCTCAACGAAGACCTCAATATTGTTGAGGTGCAGGGCACAGCGGAAGAAAACAGCTTCAGCCGTCAGCAGATGAATCAGATTTTAGACGTTGGGGAGCTGGGTATCAAACAACTCTTGGCCGCTCAGCAGGCCGCGTTTCTGTAG
- a CDS encoding P-loop NTPase family protein — protein MVSQIKPLSLASSPASILRHPLLQTVEGTVQVFTAVHRNFFTNVMAQALRIADQGKAVLIVQFLKGGIHQGPDQPMQFGQNLDWVRAAMPRCIHDPQVSPSERQAILDLWAHTKAVVARGRYGLIVLDELSLAVHYGLIPTQDVVDFLAQRPPQVDVILTGPDMPGPLLTVADQVTEFRRNVLP, from the coding sequence ATGGTCTCTCAGATCAAACCCCTTTCCCTAGCGTCGTCTCCCGCCTCGATTCTTCGCCATCCGCTCCTTCAGACGGTGGAAGGCACGGTACAAGTATTCACCGCCGTCCATCGCAACTTTTTCACCAACGTCATGGCTCAGGCCCTGCGCATTGCCGATCAGGGAAAGGCGGTGCTGATTGTGCAGTTTCTCAAGGGGGGCATTCACCAAGGCCCTGACCAGCCTATGCAGTTTGGCCAAAACCTGGACTGGGTTCGTGCCGCTATGCCGCGCTGCATTCACGATCCCCAGGTCAGCCCCAGTGAACGGCAGGCCATTCTAGACCTGTGGGCCCACACCAAAGCGGTGGTGGCTCGGGGCCGCTACGGTCTAATCGTGCTAGATGAACTCAGTCTCGCCGTGCACTACGGTCTGATTCCCACCCAGGATGTGGTTGACTTCCTGGCACAGCGCCCGCCCCAGGTAGATGTCATTTTGACCGGCCCCGACATGCCGGGGCCACTGCTCACCGTAGCCGACCAGGTGACCGAATTTCGCCGAAATGTTTTGCCCTAG
- the dcd gene encoding dCTP deaminase, which produces MIKNDAWIAKMANEGMIQPFQPSLVRQLANAEHPLGQPVISYGLSSYGYDIRLSPAEFRIFRHIPGTVVDPKNFSPANLEPTALKTDESGSYFILPAHSYGLGVALEKISVPNNISVICIGKSTYARCGIIANLTPAEAGWRGHLTLEFSNSSSADCRIYASEGVVQLIFFEGEPCQVSYETRRGKYQDQAEQVTLAKV; this is translated from the coding sequence ATGATCAAAAATGACGCCTGGATTGCCAAGATGGCCAATGAAGGCATGATTCAACCGTTTCAGCCCTCCCTGGTGCGGCAGTTGGCAAACGCTGAGCATCCTTTGGGCCAGCCGGTTATCAGCTATGGGCTGTCGTCTTATGGGTACGACATTCGGCTGTCTCCGGCTGAATTTAGAATTTTTCGCCATATTCCTGGCACGGTAGTGGATCCCAAAAATTTCAGTCCTGCCAACCTAGAGCCCACTGCCCTCAAAACCGATGAGAGCGGCAGCTACTTTATTCTGCCGGCCCATTCTTACGGGTTGGGGGTAGCTCTGGAGAAAATTTCGGTTCCGAACAACATCAGCGTGATCTGCATCGGTAAATCGACCTACGCCCGCTGTGGCATTATTGCCAATCTGACCCCGGCGGAAGCAGGCTGGCGTGGCCACCTGACTCTAGAATTTTCCAATTCCTCCAGTGCCGACTGTCGTATCTATGCCAGCGAAGGGGTTGTACAGCTGATTTTCTTTGAGGGTGAGCCCTGCCAGGTCAGCTATGAGACCCGTCGCGGCAAGTACCAAGACCAGGCTGAGCAGGTGACGCTGGCCAAGGTCTGA